A region of the Mus pahari unplaced genomic scaffold, PAHARI_EIJ_v1.1 scaffold_11740_1, whole genome shotgun sequence genome:
aacaacaacaacaaaaaaagaatgtccactctctttatatttattcaatatagtatttgagtCTATGCAGGATCAATGAGACAATTGAAGGAGATCAAAGCAATACAAGTAGGAAAGGAATATTTCTAAATATCCTTAATTGCAGATGATAAGATTCAATACATCAATGCCTAAAATTCCTACTAAATAACTTCAACAACTGATATCATTTTAAGAAAAGTACAAGTATTCAAGATTAACATGCAAAAATCAACAGGCTTTCTATATACAAATTACAACTGTACTGAGACAAAGTCAGAGcaacaatacctttcacaatattaacaataaaaaatcCATTGTAGGGTAACTCTGAACTAGTAAGTGAAAgacataaagacaaaaatttaagatattgaaaaaataaattgaagaataaATCAGAAGGTGGAAAAAATCTCAATATTCACAGATcaacaggattaatatagtgaaaaatTGTTATCcgaccaaaagcaatctacagattaaaatTCCATCACAATGAAGATTTTTCAGCtttatataaaagaaacacaagaagcCATGATAGCTGAAACAATCCAGAATGATAAAAAATGGACAGGGATATAACTATAACTGAACTCAAATTGTACTACAGTAATAAAGTCAGGATGGTATTGACACGAAATCAAGCAGGCTGAAGAAGTCAAGTTATGACATTGTTCTCAAAATCACTTGAAGAATGAACATGAAGCCATTTCAACACTTTAGGTAAGGAGACATAATATTGGTAAAAAGTATCCTCATTGGTGGAGCAACAGTGAAGTTCATGATCCCAGCATAGTCTCCACAATCACAGGGTTTCCACAGTCTCATTGGGACTTCAAAGTCTATTACATCTGGAACTAGAAAGTATTGTCTATCTGTGTTTCaacttttatataaataaatgtgtattatgtttgcatgtgtgggtgAATGAATATCAAAGTTAGCTGTTTATGTTGTTCAGAAGACTCCTCAAGATCTCCTGGGAGAGGAAATACAAGTGGTTGTTAGCACCCAAGATAGGTGCTAGGCATTCAACTCAAGTTTATGGCAAGAACTGCATgttctcttaattgctgagccatttatCAAGCCCTTTATTGCCTTTGTAAGAATTTCAAACACCAGCCAAGGTTCCAGGAATATCTGGGAATGTGCTCACAAAGTCTCAATCCTAACTCAGAATTATGGGCACCTGCAGGCTACAAAGAGATGtaaagccaattttatttatcaattaaaCCATATGTGGGTTACTTATTCTCCAGAGATTTTTCACTAAACTAATAAATGTATTACAGGAAATAGTTCACACAGTAGCATTTAAAAAGGTGTACAAAGATGGAAAAATTGTGCTGATAATATGTTATGGACATGTGATGGTTATGTTGAAATAGGGTAGTTTTGATCAAAGgacttgtatacatgtatgaaaccaaaacaataaaaatgagatcTAAGAGTATTCTTTTTTCTCCTATCATTTATGTTCTTTGTGGCAGATAGAAATGTCTTAATTACAATGCtgattcatattttcattttaaatttgagaTATTGGAGAGCAAAACCAGTGGTGAACTCTATCCAGCAGCACACTTTTTCAGTGATATGTAAATCTCTCCAAATGCAAGTCCAGCGATATCAGCCTCTTTGCTCATCTACTTCTACATGGACTTGATGCCTGTTGGACAATatctggtatttttattttattcattttgtattttaacttgttaatatttaatgtatagcTGAGACTGGAGGAGAGTGACACAGCAAAGACATACATTCAAATTATAGTTTAATCTTTATCTCAATGGTGATTATCCAAAGACTAACTGACATTTATTCTCTAGGGTAATGTCTTTTGCATTCCCAagatatacataaaagaaaatttcaagtgtATAAGCACTAGGATTGCTATGAACGCATATCCTTAATATTTGATTCTGTCAAGAAAATGTGTCATCATTATCCAGGACAGTGCATGGGCACAGGGAATAAAGCTGCCTATCATGCACAAATTGCAAGTCtaccagcatttgggagccaCTGTATAAGTCCCACAGATCCTCATGTCACTGGAGCCCTGGGAATGAGTTTCTATTACCTGCTGAGAAAGGCATGAAGTGGTCACTTTTCTTAAAGTTTCCATTGGCATCTAGAAAGTGGCCAGGGTCAAACACCTCTGGGTTGGGGAACTCCTTGCTGTCATGCAGCACTGATGTCAGTGATGTTATTACGGTTGTTCCCTGCAAACAACACACAACATAGAAACCAAAGTATAAATGTCTCGGGGTGCTAACCATTGTCCACCCTCTCCTCCATAGAGGACGTACAAAGAATATTAGATACATTTCAATACACGAATCATGGAAGGAGCAGGGAGGATTGTGGAATTGGCCAGAGTGGTGAGTAGGGTGCCTGCAGTGACATTTGAAGTCAGCATTGGGCATTTGGTGCTAATGCTGCTGACTTTTCTCTTGTCCTGCAGGTTTGTCTCATCCCCTGCTGCTCTAGTTTGTCAACTGATTTTCATAAGTCACAAGGGTCATGATTTCAAGTGGAGACTTGTTTCCTAtgtgaagaaaacaggaaatcaTTCATGCTGGTGAACAAGCAAGGTCTTCTAGAAAGacaatttttacttattttttctcaTGAATTCAGGTCTCACATGTCATGGATATAAGAgttttctctcacacacagagtTTATGTGTATAAAGACTCATGCAAATATTCAAATACTAGGGAGACTGTTGAAGGAAAGGAATTAATCATGTAGGTTAGGAACCAGTAGAATccctttcccattttttatttgtatttattcttctctcatacaattcATCCTGCCAGGGtactctcctccctcctccccccctctacTTCTCCCATTCTACTCACTAACCTCCCTTTTTCACAAGATCCACTACCCTGCTCTTTgccttcaataaaaataaataaataataaataaataaataaataacctctcCCCAAAATTGCCCCCTCAAGGATATCTACTGAAATTGTCACAACAAGATCTAATAGGACTTGGCATAAGCACTCATTTCAAAGCAGGATGAAGAAACATTGTAAGAAGAAAAGTCTTCTTTCTAAGAATAGCAGGGAAAAGAGAGACACAttccactcccactgttagagCTCCTACTAGGACACAAATCCAAGCAACCATGAAGTATTTTCAGAGTCCCTAGGGCTGACCCATGCAGTCTCTAAAATTGCATGTACTATCTCTAAGTACCTGTAATCCTTGACTGGGGACAGAAAATGTCTTGTTCAGGCTCCTTGtctcccattactaggagtcctctcTAGTGTCCCCATTTTAGATCCCACGGAGTTTCTATTGTACTAGATTTCCATAAGCATTTCCAAACATTAACACATACTAGATAGCCATCTCTTCTCCTACACACTTGTTTTATCCTATTTGTTATTTAACCTgtcatggtctgtgaattgtagcatgattatcttttatttaataGCTAGTACCCACTGATAAGTTAATACATACTAtgtttgtctttttgggtctgggtaacctcactcaggatgagtttttttctagttgcatccatttgcctaaaaatttcatgatgtcatttttgtaACATGTGATTGATACCCCACTCTATAAATATATCACAATGTTTTTATCCCTTTCTTAGGTGAGgggcatctaggctgtttcctATTTCTGGCTATTCTGATTAAAGCCACTATGATTATAACTGAGCAAGTGTTCTTGCGCTAGGATGGATTTTAGGTATATGATTAAAAGTGGAAAAGCTGAGTCTTGAAATAGATCAATCTAACTTTTCTGAGTAACTGCTGTATTCATTTCAATGATATTATCTTCCTGTGTAAGTTTGCATTCCCAACAGCAATATAGTAGTGTCCCCATGTGttcacatcctggccagcatgaaCTATCACTTATGCAATTGATCTTACCTATTCTGACAgttgtgagatggaatcttagagtagttttgatttgcattttcctgaatgataaggatgctgaacatttctattcttcaagtgtttctcaaCAATTAAAGTTTCCTCTACTGACAATTCTTGTTTATATTTGtacagtcttttttaaaaaaataatttcattattttgttggTTGATGTCTagtctttgtttatatagtttagctattagttctctgtcagatgtgaagtttgtgaaaattttctcatttgtaaagctGTCATTTTGTATTGTTGACTatttcctttgccttaaagaagctttttactttcatgagatctcatttattaattgtcagTATTAGTGCCTGCAATATCaatgttctgtttaagaaattctCTCCTGTGCCAAGGCATTCAGGGCtattccctctttcttcttctatcaGGTTTACTGTGTCTGGCTGTATGGGGATGTGGATCCACATCTCCCCTGCTGATAAGCATGGCCTCTTGGGGAGGTGGACCATGGGAAGGTTGACTCTGCTTATTCCACACTGCTGCCAGGGCAAGTACTGTGCTGTAGAGAACACCAAGACACTGGTCCAGGGTAGGAAAGCACAACCTGAGATACGATGAAGCTGGGGCCTAGGACAATCTCTGACTGGACTTCAAGGAGCAGCTTGGAGTTGCAGAAGAGCTAAGAACAGAGTGGGGACACACAGACTGTGGACAATGTCTAGCCTGGGGCCTGGGCAAAGAGGAGCACTGACTGGTTCTAGTGGTGACTCTCCTTAGTTTGGTGGCAGTTGTGACTAGGAGCACAGATAGGCCTTCTACTGGAGAATTTAAAGTTGAAATTCTTTAAGCAAATGCCTTCTCTGAGGCTGTCTGAGGCAGAAATTGATGAAATACACAGTCTGTAGCTCTAAACTCTTTATTGACTCTTCACTGTGGAGAATGGATGTATGCTGTATGATACCCACTTCTTAGAgtggacctgagattaaataacTTATGCAGGGTGGAAAGCCCTCTGGACCACttggtacctcattagcatggagaactctgttctgggccttCTTGACCATGGGTCACATTTCCTTCTGAAGGAGTGTGGCATGTGTTCCATGTCAGCAATCTGGCTGGGAGTAGGGAGTCACTTAAGTCTCAGGTCTGTGCCCATGAGTCTCCATTTCCCAACCTGCTCTACATTACCAAGGTTCCTGGCATGCTTTTACAATCCGAAATGGTAAGATAGTTGGTGCACTTGTACTTGCATTTTTGTAGGGTGATAAATATTGATCTGTTTGTATTctagaccaacaccatttattaaagatattttcttttattactgtaTGTTTCTGGATTCTTTATCAAAAGTCAGGTAGTCAAAGGTATGGGaatttatatctgggtcttcaatttgattccactAATCAGCATGTCTTTTCATATAATTACCATATGTTTCAATTGCTATTTCTCTGTATTAAAACTTGAAATAAGGAATGGTGATACCATTGGGTGTTCCTCTATTtgtcaggattattttagctatcaaaggctttttcttaTTCAATATGAAGTTGATAATTATAATTTTGAGGACTGGGGATAATGGTGTTGTAATTTTGAcagagattgcattgaatatgtagatatTTTTGGTAGattggacatttttactatgttaattctagcaatctgtgagcatgggagatcttttcatctttgaTATCTATTTGCTTCTTCAAAGAAATGAAGTTTATCATACAAGTTTTGTATTTACTTAGTTAAGGTTAGCtcaaagttttaatatttttgtgataTATCTATAGTGATAGAtattgtttccctattttctttctcatttcattttcatttgtgtgaagtagggttattgatttttttgaagtTAATCTCATATTCATTCATGTTCCTGAAATAGTTTGTTAGATATAGAAGTTACCTGTAGAATATCTGGTATTGCTTGTGCATGGTATTATATCAActgcaaataaatataaactgaCTTCTTATTTTCCAATATAAATCCACTTGATTTCTTTCACTTATTTCATGATTGTGCTTAGTCAAGTTCCTGATTCTTGTGGAATTTCTTTGAGATTACATTCCTTTAATTTGAAGATAGGTATAGGCTTGatataaatatcatttatgtttaggtatgtgccttggaTCTCTAATGTCTCCCAGACTTTAATCATGGGTGGGTGTTGTTTTTGTCAAATAATTTTTctggcatctaatgagatgatcacagGATTTCATCTTTCTATTCATTTGTAGGGTGGATTATTTGTCTACTATTTATACGTTGGACCATGCTTATATCTCTAGTATGCAGCCATTCATAATGGTGATCTTTTTAATCTCAACCTGGATTAAAGTTGCAAATaccttattgaatatttttatatctatgttaATAAAGGAAAGTGTTAACCTCCTTGGgctggagttttctttctagtatcatCTATAAGACTGGGTTTGTACATAGTGTTTGAGTAAAACTTTATTaaagaatatcttgttttctttacgGTGACGGAAAGGTTTCCTAAATCTAATAATTTTGACTTACATCTTTGGTCTCTTAGGATTTGCAGTACAACCACACAGCCCCTTCTCCCTTTGAGAGTCCCCATTGATTAATCAGGTATAATTCATATACAtctatatttatgttatttaattttccCCTTGTACCTCTTAATATAATTTTTTGTtcaacatatttattatttcaattcATATGTTGAGAGGAAACTTTCATATCTGGTACAATATATTTCATGCCTGCTTCTTCCTTGTATTCTAAGAATCTCTGTTTTAACTTAGGAAAAATTTCTTCTGTGATTTAGGCAAACATATTTTGGTGGCTCTTTAGACtaatttcttctattcctattattatttGGTCAATTAACCTTTTCTTTTACAgaagtatacatttttttctattatattgcCAATACCTGAAGTTCATACTTTCCAACTTGGTGgtgatgtttgtgtctgtgactCCTATTTACATAGctagattttccattttcaaaattttctctcgtgttttcttcattgtttatatttccatttacATCAGCtgttttttcatttgcttgtttttattttttgttgggaGGTGTTATTCTTGTCCTTTgctaaaggatttatttatttcctccaactttttgtttgtcttttcttcaatgtctttaaGGAATTTACTTACTTCTTTAAGGTCCTCTGTCTTCTTCACAATGCTAATACtgaggtctttttcttgtgcttttactCTATTAGAGTATTCCAAGCTTTCTGCAGTAGCCTAGTTGTGGTCTAATAATGAAATAATCCTTTGGCAATTAATTTCGTTCAAATTCTGGCATCTAGGCATGTAGATTTGGTGTGATTATATATTTAGGTACTGTTATACAGGTTTAGTGTAATTATATATCTAGGTGCTGATTTTTCCAGAAACTTAGATACATAGAATTATTCTAATATAGATTTATACCATCATCCTATAGCATAGCTAATATGATTCATTATTATATGCTAATTGTTTTATCCTTTAACTACAACTTAgtctaataaaatcattttccaaaTCATCTAAAGTCTTGGAAATTGACAGAGAAATGTTACAGTTACATTAACCATAAGTGGCATTAATATGCCTATATACCAGTTGTTCCTATTTACTCAGTCTTCTTTAACTCACAAGATTTATGTCAAACTCATAATTTCTCTAGATTATTCATTAATTAATAGTATAATCTACATTTTAAGTTTCTGCAGTACTTTCTCTACTCTGATGGCACACATATTCCAAATGCCCTGAATTACttctataaaaattttattctATCAAATTTAGAAGTTAATAGCTGTACAAATTAGAGATTTCTGAAGTTcatcaataatattttaatagatcAATAATAACTTAAATGGTAATGAAGtataaacatatgaaaaaaaGTATAGATAAAATGTTAACCAGAAGCCACCTGTATTCTgcatatattttcaaagaaaacattagTAACTAGTAAAATACATGAGATTAggtaagataaaaatcacataataattcatttctatataccatgtttaaaaataataacaaaagaatatTCATTGCTCAGTAAGGCTCAAAAGCTATATACAAGCTGTAtcattgaaagaaaattaatatgactaaaataaaccaaacataAGTCAAAGTAGAATATGGACTTTTCATAAGTTGAAGAACTAAGCACATAAACTACTTCTAGTTATTTGAAGATTTTCCTTTCAATGATAAAAATTCCAAAAGGTATTGGTTGAATTCAACTCAAATTAGAAAATatacatgagaaaataaacaatcaaTCTTTATTCAAGTAATCTGTGGAAGATAAAGCAAATGTCAGTTTGCTACTACCATGTCCCTTCCTCATTATAGCTTCTTTCTCAGTTATGAACCAGCATAAGCAATGGGAAGTGTGATGGAGAGGACTGGAATCACACTGAAACGGAGAACATCAAGAGCACCGAAGTGTAACAGAGAGAAACAAGCTTACCTTGGGGATGAAGTAGTTTCTGAACTTAGTGTCACAGATCACTTCATGCACTACACCATTCGGGCCAAGGTCAATGTATCGCTGGATTTCATGCACCATGGCATTTGTGTAAGGCATGAGGTTCCTGTCCTGCATACAGGGGCTCCGATGTCTCCCAATCACATTGTCAATCTCTTCCTGGACTTTAGCTGTATACAAGTAATGACAAATATTGGAATGGGAAAAATGTAGCCTGTATCTCCCATAAGTGTACATTGACCTAGGCCATGAAGAAAGTGGCCCAGAAGCATTTTGAACATACATTTTATGCTGAAGAGTGAAGTTAGATACATAGGATCATTCTAATATACATTTATACCATCATCCTATCACATAGCTAATATGGTTCATTATTTTAAGCTAATTGTTTTTATCCATGGTATCAAATaatatgagataaaataaatattggtaACAATAAAATAGAGTACAATAAATTTGGCAATATTGACATTAACTAAAGATATCAGAAATAAGTTATTAAAATGGTGAATATATATAgtactgattttaaaattatgtatctgAGGTCTTTGTGCAATTTTATTCTCcttatcttatttttaactaTCAGTGGTCAGGTTCATAACCAACAAACActtagaaattcatttttattttaaacaacaacTGTTTATGTACTCAATCATACACAATATTTATTGAGATATTGGAAGCAGAAAAGAACATATCAGTTATGCCTATATTCTATTTATAAATACAAGTGTATAATGAACACgcatacataccatatacatgtGAATGCCCACACATGCATCATTCGTAGATTACAATATTTGGTAAT
Encoded here:
- the LOC110315371 gene encoding cytochrome P450 2C40-like: MNYTLEHLASLVTDLFFGGTETLSSTMRFALLLLMKHPHITAKVQEEIDNVIGRHRSPCMQDRNLMPYTNAMVHEIQRYIDLGPNGVVHEVICDTKFRNYFIPKGTTVITSLTSVLHDSKEFPNPEVFDPGHFLDANGNFKKSDHFMPFSA